A single Lentimicrobiaceae bacterium DNA region contains:
- a CDS encoding 2-phosphosulfolactate phosphatase has protein sequence MQTIEVCFLPGLFERKQTEAPFTVVVVDVLRASSAICAAFQNGVKSIIPVSKLSEAEEYKKQGFLVAAERDGLQPDFADFGNSPLGFSSPLVRGRTLVYTTTNGTQALITASVSEKVVVGTFSNFSKLCQDLLQAKKNVVVLCSGWKENMSLEDTAFAGALVENLTKSGFYETMEDAAQISLGFWNNLKKNFPDSLNKATHYKRLSKLGLDEDIAWCLRFDTTEVVPFLENGILKIS, from the coding sequence ATGCAAACCATAGAAGTTTGTTTTTTGCCCGGATTGTTTGAACGCAAACAAACAGAAGCTCCATTTACTGTTGTGGTAGTTGATGTCTTGCGTGCATCTTCTGCCATTTGTGCAGCATTTCAAAATGGTGTGAAGAGTATTATTCCGGTTTCTAAACTTTCGGAAGCTGAAGAGTACAAGAAACAGGGTTTCCTTGTTGCTGCCGAACGTGATGGTTTGCAACCTGATTTTGCCGATTTCGGGAACTCTCCGCTGGGCTTTTCTTCGCCGCTCGTTCGGGGGAGGACGCTTGTTTACACTACCACCAACGGTACCCAGGCGCTGATTACCGCTTCTGTAAGTGAAAAAGTGGTTGTTGGTACTTTTTCCAATTTTTCAAAATTATGTCAGGATTTATTGCAGGCTAAAAAAAACGTTGTCGTGCTTTGCTCAGGATGGAAAGAAAACATGAGCCTCGAAGATACAGCCTTTGCAGGTGCGCTGGTTGAAAACCTTACAAAAAGCGGCTTTTACGAAACCATGGAGGATGCGGCACAAATAAGCCTTGGATTTTGGAACAATCTAAAAAAAAATTTCCCCGATTCACTGAACAAAGCCACTCATTACAAACGATTGAGCAAACTTGGGCTTGATGAAGATATTGCCTGGTGTTTGCGGTTCGATACAACTGAGGTAGTACCTTTTCTCGAAAATGGCATTCTGAAAATCAGTTAA
- the smpB gene encoding SsrA-binding protein SmpB — protein sequence MAQSINIKNKKAQFEYFLLDIFTAGIQLTGTEIKSLREGKASLTDAYCMFKGDELFVINLHISEYKFGSHYNHEPKRDRKLLLNRRELKKILTKTKEKGFTVIPTLLYINENGLAKLEIAIAKGKKLYDKRESLKIKDNRREMEHNF from the coding sequence ATGGCACAATCTATCAACATAAAAAATAAAAAAGCTCAGTTTGAGTATTTCCTGCTCGATATTTTTACTGCCGGCATCCAGCTCACGGGTACCGAAATTAAAAGCCTTCGTGAGGGAAAAGCAAGCCTAACGGATGCCTATTGTATGTTCAAAGGTGATGAATTGTTTGTAATTAACCTACATATCTCCGAATACAAATTCGGAAGTCATTACAATCACGAACCCAAACGCGACCGGAAATTATTGCTAAACCGTCGCGAATTGAAAAAAATCCTGACCAAAACAAAGGAAAAAGGTTTTACTGTAATTCCTACCCTATTATATATTAACGAAAATGGTTTAGCCAAACTCGAAATTGCCATAGCAAAGGGGAAAAAACTCTACGACAAACGCGAATCATTAAAAATTAAGGATAACCGTAGGGAAATGGAACACAACTTTTAA